The proteins below come from a single Argentina anserina chromosome 1, drPotAnse1.1, whole genome shotgun sequence genomic window:
- the LOC126787676 gene encoding uncharacterized protein LOC126787676 — translation MNSRVRTNHQTMKAASNNDKKEKMENQRKNRVMGSEKTGINRRKSNRERKLALLQDVDKLKKKLRHEENVHRALERAFTRPLGALPRLPPYLPPYTLELLAEVAVLEEEVVRLEEQVVNFRQGLYQQAVYLSSARNVENLSESPIEQATPIRSSKHQRSKSMSHNEFTSAISATKVSQPSLGRSASTRKLLSTDIASGNCSSRQFSNGKQVTRKPISSCTPILEDVKGKENRLSTNAVRDKQSPDKKIAKSVSTPVKKTPTKHESLPKCLDPLKLELECRLIDQEKAHESSSGLSDDRTMETDNTPNKVSEEIVKCLCSIFMGMITLKDKVEELENGETGFRDPYQIGLESRKIDVGPYQHLFSIGIGSIDLNRTTSALMLVHRLKILLGKLASVNLEGLTHQEKLAFWINTYNSCMMKAFLERGIPETPEMVVALMQKATIAIGGHSLNPITIEHFILRLPYHLKFTCPKAAKNDEMKARSIFGLEWSEPLVTFALSCGSWSSPAVRVYSATHVEEELEAAKRDYIQAAVGISSANKLMIPKLLDWYLLDFAKDLESLVDWICMQLPNELRNEAVKSLERRGREPFSQLVQIMPYNFSFRLLLKP, via the exons ATGAATTCCAGAGTCCGGACCAATCATCAGACCATGAAAGCTGCTTCAAATAATGATAAA aaggagaagatggAGAATCAGAGGAAGAACAGAGTGATGGGTTCTGAGAAGACTGGAATCAATCGTCGTAAATCGAATAGAGAAAGGAAACTGGCATTGCTGCAAGAT GTTGATAAGCTGAAGAAGAAGCTGAGGCATGAAGAAAATGTTCACAGAGCTTTGGAGAGAGCTTTCACTAGGCCATTAGGAGCTTTGCCTCGTCTTCCTCCTTATCTTCCTCCATat ACATTAGAACTTCTGGCAGAAGTAGCTGTTTTGGAAGAGGAGGTTGTTAGGCTTGAAGAACAGGTTGTGAATTTTAGGCAAGGTTTATACCAGCAAGCTGTATATCTATCTTCAGCGAGGAATGTAGAAAATTTGAGTGAGTCTCCAATTGAGCAGGCCACCCCAATTAGAAGTTCTAAGCATCAGAGATCAAAGTCTATGTCACATAATGAGTTTACATCAGCAATATCAGCAACCAAAGTTAGTCAACCTTCTCTTGGTAGAAGTGCTTCTACTCGAAAGCTACTATCCACTGATATTGCCTCCGGAAATTGCTCTAGTAGGCAATTCAGTAATGGAAAACAAGTCACCAGGAAGCCCATCTCATCCTGCACACCTATCTTAGAAGATGTGAAAGGGAAAGAGAATAGATTGAGTACTAATGCAGTGAGGGATAAGCAATCACCTGACAAGAAAATAGCCAAAAGTGTTTCAACACCAGTGAAGAAAACTCCCACCAAACATGAATCCCTGCCGAAGTGTTTGGATCCTTTGAAGTTAGAG CTAGAGTGTAGATTAATAGACCAGGAAAAGGCACATGAGAGTTCATCCGGTTTATCAGATGATAGGACAATGGAGACAGATAACACTCCCAATAAAGTATCCGAGGAGATTGTGAAGTGCTTGTGTAGCATTTTTATGGGGATGATCACTTTGAAGGATAAAGTTGAGGAATTGGAGAATGGAGAGACGGGGTTTCGAGATCCTTATCAGATTGGTTTAGAATCGAGAAAAATTGATGTTGGTCCTTATCAACATCTGTTTTCGATTGGTATTGGTTCAATTGATCTCAACAGAACAACAAGTGCATTGATGCTGGTACACAGACTCAA AATTTTACTTGGAAAGCTTGCTTCAGTGAACCTAGAGGGTCTAACCCATCAAGAGAAGCTTGCATTTTGGATTAACACTTACAATTCCTGCATGATGAAG GCTTTCCTAGAGCGTGGGATACCTGAGACTCCTGAAATGGTTGTAGCACTAATGCAAAAG GCAACAATAGCTATTGGGGGACATTCTCTGAATCCAATTACAATTGAGCATTTCATTTTGAGATTGCCTTATCACTTAAAATTT ACATGTCCAAAAGCTGCAAAAAATGATGAGATGAAAGCGCGCAGCATATTCGGATTAGAGTGGTCTGAACCCTTGGTTACATTTGCGCTTTCTTGTGGAAGCTGGTCCTCTCCAGCT GTGAGGGTGTACTCTGCAACTCATGTTGAAGAAGAGTTGGAAGCAGCAAAAAGGGACTATATACAGGCAGCAGTTGGAATTTCAAGTGCAAACAAGTTGATGATTCCAAAGCTATTGGATTGGTATCTACTTGACTTTGCAAAGGATTTGGAGTCATTGGTTGATTGGATTTGCATGCAGCTTCCAAATGAGTTGAGAAATGAGGCAGTTAAAAGCCTTGAAAGAAGGGGAAGAGAGCCATTTTCACAGTTGGTGCAAATAATGCCTTACAATTTCAGCTTCAGACTTCTCTTAAAGCCATGA
- the LOC126784874 gene encoding uncharacterized protein LOC126784874 isoform X1, producing the protein MELKTLTTSPPKQHHHRHLTPLRRRGLPLSTKACLVFVVLLCTIFGLATCDSSGNGLQKLLGNDECGSYGDKFDAPADGFLGGTPSGSGMQRGHFNSESVCMSSLSFCFPSTLPGFLEHKLKLADSEVSGSHSDGLSSIGSTANNNVASNKSWSSDNGMFKLFNGGIVSCSLISKEATNEFSSLQTDSANQNDLSSCRGPLLYQKSTSYRSEKTTEMTKSNSFGGSSSPHVEIMPAVLDWGHKYMYFPSSTFLTVENTCNDSILHVYEPFSTDIQFYPCNFSEAVLGPGEVASICFVFLPRWLGPSSAHIILQTSSGGFLIQAKGFSTESPYGMHPLASMDVSSKGRWSKNLSLFNSFDQHFHVEEITAWISVSLDHTSHYAEAACRIRKDQGLGVLNVKDRLFVSTGQVGLPLLAMRPFRNWDIGPHSSETIIEIDFSIESRGKIFGAICMQLLRSSEDKSDIVVLPFEAEVDGMAMSDDLEGPIIASLQVLHPWAGNGAVVAISLKNCAPYVLRVREVTEIAESKIFQMKQNEGLLLFPGTDTYVAIVTCTHLHVEDARCKLIILTNDSSSSPIEVPCEDVVHICSSLWKDSTVGYEHQSERSESGDLKRLFSDSTKQLPSSIMAMGTAGEADELVLRNWKSHDTRSGMSVLDDREVLFPLLQVGSHYSKWINVKNPSQEPVVMQLILNSGEIIDQCKSSDGLIQPPSSGSLVFEKSPSPNRYGFSIAESALTEAYVLPNGRACLGPLLFKPSSRCEWRSSALIRNNLSGVEWLPLRGIGGSLSLLLLEESEPIQGVEFNLSLPILLNISYPDMLLHVEDKTLSCLQPLSKELYVKNTGDLPLEVTKMKVSGKECNLDGFTVQHCKGFSLQPGESAKLLISYKTDFLAPLIQRDLELALTTGTFVIPMKASLPLYMLNTCRSSVFWTRIKKYTGAVFFVGSVMFLVLWYIFSQVFALSSNDCLCTNISSLDTSTSVARKPRDVHGCRNSKLHVSSEINSLLTSFREDRTLMQACVGGYTRKQAVTIDLEMKREEGKKSDHRAKQILEPPNQTHDLSGRPKNKGIAFSLVSEFELLENPDKLEASELSSLTVKTGKEKGRRRRKRKSTGSKLAGLLELSSSQSGNSTPSSPLSPVTSVTPKQMWQLSPDVGQAVVATYPFTHGSPQRCQKSHVFKTASKLNLLEPGDSMKYCNSRTTSPSQVQPSAPRKTLPRPVLLPSATFPSAGRLSPIMVTSVISPHARAPGSKLYDRKNIRAEEKAQLKDEYTYDIWGDHFSRLLLGRSKDTNPLSSSNTESDPDSFFVKGPQILMTNCPPRSVSSFYQEV; encoded by the exons ATGGAGCTCAAAACCCTAACAACCTCACCTCCGAAGCAGCACCACCACCGGCACCTCACTCCGCTCCGCCGCAG GGGATTGCCGCTTTCGACCAAAGCATGCCTGGTGTTTGTGGTTTTACTATGTACTATTTTCGGCTTGGCTACATGTGACAGCTCTGGTAATGGGTTGCAGAAATTACTAGGAAATGATGAATGTGGCTCATATGGAGATAAGTTTGATGCTCCTGCAGATGGTTTTCTTGGTGGGACCCCCTCGGGCAGTGGAATGCAGAGAGGCCATTTCAACAGTGAGAGTGTTTGTATGAGTTCTCTTTCCTTCTGCTTTCCGTCAACATTACCTGGTTTTTTGGAGCATAAGCTCAAACTTGCGGATAGTGAAGTATCTGGGAGTCACTCTGATGGTCTATCATCTATAGGATCAACTGCAAACAACAATGTGGCAAGTAACAAAAGTTGGTCCTCAGATAACGGTATGTTTAAGTTATTTAATGGGGGGATAGTTTCTTGTTCTTTGATCTCCAAAGAGGCTACTAATGAGTTTTCATCCCTTCAAACTGATAGTGCTAATCAAAATGATCTTTCTTCATGTAGAGGGCCTTTGCTCTATCAGAAAAGCACAAGTTATAGGTCAGAGAAGACCACTGAGATGACCAAATCTAATTCTTTTGGTGGTTCTTCCTCACCCCATGTAGAAATTATGCCTGCTGTGTTAGATTGGGGACATAAGTATATGTATTTTCCGTCCTCAACTTTCTTAACTGTGGAAAATACATGCAATGACAGCATTTTGCATGTTTATGAGCCATTCAGTACCGACATACAGTTCTATCCTTGCAATTTTAGTGAGGCTGTGTTAGGACCTGGTGAAGTAGCTTCGATTTGTTTTGTCTTCTTACCTAGATGGTTGGGGCCTTCCTCTGCTCACATCATTTTGCAGACAAGTTCTGGTGGTTTCTTGATTCAGGCTAAAGGATTTTCCACTGAGTCCCCTTATGGAATGCACCCTTTAGCAAGCATGGATGTTTCCTCCAAGGGAAGATGGAGTAAGAATTTGTCTTTGTTTAATTCCTTTGATCAACATTTTCATGTGGAGGAAATAACTGCATGGATATCAGTGTCTCTAGATCATACTTCCCATTATGCAGAGGCAGCATGTAGGATCAGAAAAGATCAAGGTCTTGGTGTACTGAATGTTAAAGATCGTCTTTTTGTGAGTACTGGTCAAGTTGGTTTGCCTCTGCTGGCAATGAGACCCTTTAGGAACTGGGATATTGGTCCCCACAGCAGTGAAACTATCATAGAAATAGACTTTTCCATTGAATCTAGAGGAAAAATCTTTGGTGCAATTTGTATGCAGTTGCTAAGATCTTCAGAGGACAAGTCTGACATCGTTGTGCTTCCTTTTGAAGCTGAAGTGGACGGAATGGCAATGAGTGATGATCTTGAAGGACCTATCATAGCATCTCTTCAAGTTTTACACCCTTGGGCTGGCAATGGTGCTGTTGTTGCTATATCTCTGAAAAATTGTGCACCTTACGTTTTGAGAGTTCGTGAAGTAACTGAGATTGCAGAGAGTAAAATCTTTCAGATGAAGCAAAATGAGGGACTACTGCTCTTCCCTGGCACTGACACATATGTAGCCATAGTTACTTGTACTCACCTGCATGTTGAAGATGCGCgatgtaaattaattatactGACAAATGACTCAAGCAGCTCGCCGATTGAGGTTCCTTGTGAGGACGTTGTTCACATTTGTTCTAGTCTCTGGAAAGATTCGACTGTTGGATATGAACATCAATCTGAAAGGAGTGAATCTGGTGATTTAAAGAGACTGTTTTCTGACAGTACCAAGCAGCTTCCATCATCGATCATG GCCATGGGTACAGCTGGGGAAGCAGATGAATTGGTGCTTCGGAACTGGAAATCTCATGATACCAGGAGTGGCATGTCTGTGCTTGATGATCGTGAGGTGTTGTTCCCATTGCTTCAGGTGGGGAGTCATTATTCTAAGTGGATCAATGTAAAGAATCCTAGCCAAGAGCCGGTTGTAATGCAGCTTATACTAAATTCAGGAGAGATCATTGATCAATGCAAAAGCTCGGATGGTCTCATACAGCCTCCTTCATCCGGTAGTTTAGTTTTTGAAAAATCTCCTTCTCCGAATAGGTATGGGTTCTCGATAGCAGAAAGTGCATTGACGGAAGCTTATGTCCTCCCTAATGGTAGAGCATGTCTTGGACCGTTATTGTTTAAACCTTCAAGTCGATGTGAGTGGAGGAGTTCGGCCTTGATAAGGAACAATCTATCTGGTGTAGAGTGGTTACCTCTGAGGGGCATTGGAGGGTCACTTTCTTTGCTGCTCCTTGAAGAATCGGAACCTATTCAGGGTGTGGAGTTCAACCTCAGCTTGCCAATTCTACTCAACATTTCTTACCCAGACATGTTGCTCCATGTGGAAGATAAAACACTTTCTTGTTTACAGCCGTTGTCAAAAGAGCTCTATGTTAAGAATACTGGGGACCTGCCACTGGAAGTTACAAAAATGAAAGTGTCTGGAAAAGAGTGCAACTTGGATGGGTTTACGGTACAGCATTGCAAAGGTTTTTCTCTTCAACCTGGAGAATCAGCAAAACTTCTAATTTCATACAAAACTGATTTTTTAGCACCATTGATTCAACGAGATCTTGAACTGGCCTTAACAACTGGTACTTTTGTGATACCCATGAAGGCAAGCCTCCCATTGTATATGCTCAACACATGCAGGTCATCAGTGTTCTGGACACGCATTAAAAAATACACTGGGGCAGTATTTTTTGTGGGTTCCGTGATGTTTCTGGTCCTATGGTATATATTCTCTCAGGTGTTCGCCCTTTCTTCCAATGATTGTTTGTGCACGAACATAAGTTCCTTGGATACTTCTACAAGTGTGGCAAGAAAACCACGTGACGTGCATGGCTGTAGAAACAGTAAATTGCATGTGTCCAGTGAAATAAATAGCTTGCTAACATCATTTCGGGAAGATAGAACGTTGATGCAGGCATGTGTTGGTGGATATACTCGGAAGCAGGCAGTGACCATAGACCTGGAAATGAAAAGGGAAGAAGGGAAGAAGTCTGATCATCGTGCCAAACAGATCCTAGAACCTCCTAACCAAACACATGATTTGTCAGGGAGACCAAAGAATAAAGGCATAGCCTTCTCACTTGTGTCTGAATTTGAGTTGCTTGAGAATCCTGACAAACTAGAAGCTTCCGAACTGAGTAGCCTGACTGTTAAAACTGGAAAGGAGAAGGGAAGAAGGCGCAGGAAGAGAAAGAGTACTGGTTCCAAACTAGCAGGACTTCTTGAACTCTCAAGTAGTCAGAGTGGAAATTCAACTCCTTCATCACCGTTGTCTCCAGTCACATCTGTAACTCCAAAGCAAATGTGGCAACTATCTCCTGATGTGGGCCAAGCGGTTGTGGCTACGTATCCTTTTACTCATGGATCTCCTCAACGCTGTCAGAAGAGTCATGTTTTTAAAACTGCTTCGAAGTTAAACTTATTAGAACCTGGGGATTCTATGAAGTATTGCAATAGCCGCACAACTTCTCCTTCTCAAGTGCAGCCTTCTGCCCCAAGAAAAACTCTGCCAAGACCTGTTTTGTTGCCTTCTGCCACCTTTCCTAGTGCCGGCAGGCTTTCACCTATTATGGTAACCTCTGTTATTTCTCCACATGCTAGAGCCCCTGGGTCCAAACTCTATGACCGGAAAAATATCAGGGCAGAAGAAAAAGCTCAGCTTAAGGATGAATATACATATGATATCTGGGGTGATCACTTTTCTAGGCTATTGTTGGGTAGGTCAAAGGATACCAATCCCCTGAGCTCCAGCAATACAGAGAGTGACCCTGATAGCTTCTTTGTAAAGGGCCCACAAATCCTCATGACAAATTGCCCCCCAAGATCTGTAAGTTCTTTCTATCAAGAGGTTTAA
- the LOC126784874 gene encoding uncharacterized protein LOC126784874 isoform X2: MTKSNSFGGSSSPHVEIMPAVLDWGHKYMYFPSSTFLTVENTCNDSILHVYEPFSTDIQFYPCNFSEAVLGPGEVASICFVFLPRWLGPSSAHIILQTSSGGFLIQAKGFSTESPYGMHPLASMDVSSKGRWSKNLSLFNSFDQHFHVEEITAWISVSLDHTSHYAEAACRIRKDQGLGVLNVKDRLFVSTGQVGLPLLAMRPFRNWDIGPHSSETIIEIDFSIESRGKIFGAICMQLLRSSEDKSDIVVLPFEAEVDGMAMSDDLEGPIIASLQVLHPWAGNGAVVAISLKNCAPYVLRVREVTEIAESKIFQMKQNEGLLLFPGTDTYVAIVTCTHLHVEDARCKLIILTNDSSSSPIEVPCEDVVHICSSLWKDSTVGYEHQSERSESGDLKRLFSDSTKQLPSSIMAMGTAGEADELVLRNWKSHDTRSGMSVLDDREVLFPLLQVGSHYSKWINVKNPSQEPVVMQLILNSGEIIDQCKSSDGLIQPPSSGSLVFEKSPSPNRYGFSIAESALTEAYVLPNGRACLGPLLFKPSSRCEWRSSALIRNNLSGVEWLPLRGIGGSLSLLLLEESEPIQGVEFNLSLPILLNISYPDMLLHVEDKTLSCLQPLSKELYVKNTGDLPLEVTKMKVSGKECNLDGFTVQHCKGFSLQPGESAKLLISYKTDFLAPLIQRDLELALTTGTFVIPMKASLPLYMLNTCRSSVFWTRIKKYTGAVFFVGSVMFLVLWYIFSQVFALSSNDCLCTNISSLDTSTSVARKPRDVHGCRNSKLHVSSEINSLLTSFREDRTLMQACVGGYTRKQAVTIDLEMKREEGKKSDHRAKQILEPPNQTHDLSGRPKNKGIAFSLVSEFELLENPDKLEASELSSLTVKTGKEKGRRRRKRKSTGSKLAGLLELSSSQSGNSTPSSPLSPVTSVTPKQMWQLSPDVGQAVVATYPFTHGSPQRCQKSHVFKTASKLNLLEPGDSMKYCNSRTTSPSQVQPSAPRKTLPRPVLLPSATFPSAGRLSPIMVTSVISPHARAPGSKLYDRKNIRAEEKAQLKDEYTYDIWGDHFSRLLLGRSKDTNPLSSSNTESDPDSFFVKGPQILMTNCPPRSVSSFYQEV; this comes from the exons ATGACCAAATCTAATTCTTTTGGTGGTTCTTCCTCACCCCATGTAGAAATTATGCCTGCTGTGTTAGATTGGGGACATAAGTATATGTATTTTCCGTCCTCAACTTTCTTAACTGTGGAAAATACATGCAATGACAGCATTTTGCATGTTTATGAGCCATTCAGTACCGACATACAGTTCTATCCTTGCAATTTTAGTGAGGCTGTGTTAGGACCTGGTGAAGTAGCTTCGATTTGTTTTGTCTTCTTACCTAGATGGTTGGGGCCTTCCTCTGCTCACATCATTTTGCAGACAAGTTCTGGTGGTTTCTTGATTCAGGCTAAAGGATTTTCCACTGAGTCCCCTTATGGAATGCACCCTTTAGCAAGCATGGATGTTTCCTCCAAGGGAAGATGGAGTAAGAATTTGTCTTTGTTTAATTCCTTTGATCAACATTTTCATGTGGAGGAAATAACTGCATGGATATCAGTGTCTCTAGATCATACTTCCCATTATGCAGAGGCAGCATGTAGGATCAGAAAAGATCAAGGTCTTGGTGTACTGAATGTTAAAGATCGTCTTTTTGTGAGTACTGGTCAAGTTGGTTTGCCTCTGCTGGCAATGAGACCCTTTAGGAACTGGGATATTGGTCCCCACAGCAGTGAAACTATCATAGAAATAGACTTTTCCATTGAATCTAGAGGAAAAATCTTTGGTGCAATTTGTATGCAGTTGCTAAGATCTTCAGAGGACAAGTCTGACATCGTTGTGCTTCCTTTTGAAGCTGAAGTGGACGGAATGGCAATGAGTGATGATCTTGAAGGACCTATCATAGCATCTCTTCAAGTTTTACACCCTTGGGCTGGCAATGGTGCTGTTGTTGCTATATCTCTGAAAAATTGTGCACCTTACGTTTTGAGAGTTCGTGAAGTAACTGAGATTGCAGAGAGTAAAATCTTTCAGATGAAGCAAAATGAGGGACTACTGCTCTTCCCTGGCACTGACACATATGTAGCCATAGTTACTTGTACTCACCTGCATGTTGAAGATGCGCgatgtaaattaattatactGACAAATGACTCAAGCAGCTCGCCGATTGAGGTTCCTTGTGAGGACGTTGTTCACATTTGTTCTAGTCTCTGGAAAGATTCGACTGTTGGATATGAACATCAATCTGAAAGGAGTGAATCTGGTGATTTAAAGAGACTGTTTTCTGACAGTACCAAGCAGCTTCCATCATCGATCATG GCCATGGGTACAGCTGGGGAAGCAGATGAATTGGTGCTTCGGAACTGGAAATCTCATGATACCAGGAGTGGCATGTCTGTGCTTGATGATCGTGAGGTGTTGTTCCCATTGCTTCAGGTGGGGAGTCATTATTCTAAGTGGATCAATGTAAAGAATCCTAGCCAAGAGCCGGTTGTAATGCAGCTTATACTAAATTCAGGAGAGATCATTGATCAATGCAAAAGCTCGGATGGTCTCATACAGCCTCCTTCATCCGGTAGTTTAGTTTTTGAAAAATCTCCTTCTCCGAATAGGTATGGGTTCTCGATAGCAGAAAGTGCATTGACGGAAGCTTATGTCCTCCCTAATGGTAGAGCATGTCTTGGACCGTTATTGTTTAAACCTTCAAGTCGATGTGAGTGGAGGAGTTCGGCCTTGATAAGGAACAATCTATCTGGTGTAGAGTGGTTACCTCTGAGGGGCATTGGAGGGTCACTTTCTTTGCTGCTCCTTGAAGAATCGGAACCTATTCAGGGTGTGGAGTTCAACCTCAGCTTGCCAATTCTACTCAACATTTCTTACCCAGACATGTTGCTCCATGTGGAAGATAAAACACTTTCTTGTTTACAGCCGTTGTCAAAAGAGCTCTATGTTAAGAATACTGGGGACCTGCCACTGGAAGTTACAAAAATGAAAGTGTCTGGAAAAGAGTGCAACTTGGATGGGTTTACGGTACAGCATTGCAAAGGTTTTTCTCTTCAACCTGGAGAATCAGCAAAACTTCTAATTTCATACAAAACTGATTTTTTAGCACCATTGATTCAACGAGATCTTGAACTGGCCTTAACAACTGGTACTTTTGTGATACCCATGAAGGCAAGCCTCCCATTGTATATGCTCAACACATGCAGGTCATCAGTGTTCTGGACACGCATTAAAAAATACACTGGGGCAGTATTTTTTGTGGGTTCCGTGATGTTTCTGGTCCTATGGTATATATTCTCTCAGGTGTTCGCCCTTTCTTCCAATGATTGTTTGTGCACGAACATAAGTTCCTTGGATACTTCTACAAGTGTGGCAAGAAAACCACGTGACGTGCATGGCTGTAGAAACAGTAAATTGCATGTGTCCAGTGAAATAAATAGCTTGCTAACATCATTTCGGGAAGATAGAACGTTGATGCAGGCATGTGTTGGTGGATATACTCGGAAGCAGGCAGTGACCATAGACCTGGAAATGAAAAGGGAAGAAGGGAAGAAGTCTGATCATCGTGCCAAACAGATCCTAGAACCTCCTAACCAAACACATGATTTGTCAGGGAGACCAAAGAATAAAGGCATAGCCTTCTCACTTGTGTCTGAATTTGAGTTGCTTGAGAATCCTGACAAACTAGAAGCTTCCGAACTGAGTAGCCTGACTGTTAAAACTGGAAAGGAGAAGGGAAGAAGGCGCAGGAAGAGAAAGAGTACTGGTTCCAAACTAGCAGGACTTCTTGAACTCTCAAGTAGTCAGAGTGGAAATTCAACTCCTTCATCACCGTTGTCTCCAGTCACATCTGTAACTCCAAAGCAAATGTGGCAACTATCTCCTGATGTGGGCCAAGCGGTTGTGGCTACGTATCCTTTTACTCATGGATCTCCTCAACGCTGTCAGAAGAGTCATGTTTTTAAAACTGCTTCGAAGTTAAACTTATTAGAACCTGGGGATTCTATGAAGTATTGCAATAGCCGCACAACTTCTCCTTCTCAAGTGCAGCCTTCTGCCCCAAGAAAAACTCTGCCAAGACCTGTTTTGTTGCCTTCTGCCACCTTTCCTAGTGCCGGCAGGCTTTCACCTATTATGGTAACCTCTGTTATTTCTCCACATGCTAGAGCCCCTGGGTCCAAACTCTATGACCGGAAAAATATCAGGGCAGAAGAAAAAGCTCAGCTTAAGGATGAATATACATATGATATCTGGGGTGATCACTTTTCTAGGCTATTGTTGGGTAGGTCAAAGGATACCAATCCCCTGAGCTCCAGCAATACAGAGAGTGACCCTGATAGCTTCTTTGTAAAGGGCCCACAAATCCTCATGACAAATTGCCCCCCAAGATCTGTAAGTTCTTTCTATCAAGAGGTTTAA